The window CTGGGGCTGGGCCGACCATGCGGATCATGACCGCGTGGCACGCTGGGTAAGCAAGGTGAGGAAAAAGGGTGGAGATGGCCTGCTGACTTCGGCCATTCCGCAGTTGGGGTTTGTGCGGGTTTCGGTGCAGCGCACGGGCGGACAGGTTTCACCCGAGGCAGCGGGCCGGGTGCTGTCGGGCATGTTGCAGTCGCTGGGCGCCAGGCATGAGTTTATCGCCGATGACCAGGAAGCGTCCCAACAATGGCCGTCGTGGTGTCATGGCGCATCCAGAACCACGGATGCTCATCTGCTTGCGCTTGCCAAGTCGCACGGGGCGGAGTTGGCGACGCTGGATCTGGAAATTCCGGGCGCCGCAGTCATTGGTTGAAATGAGGCGCAGCGCAGAGCGCAAGGAACAAAGCGAAGGCTTGTCCGCAAAAAGGCGCAAAATACGCAAAAGGGGAAACGCGAAATCAAATCTGTGATGCGCTTGCTTCGTCAATGTCAAGCGTTGACTCCCTTTCCTTGGTTCAGATGCGCAGCGGTGCAGGCAGGATGCGGTAGTGTTATTGGTTCGCCAGGAGCGCGGGCATCCTGCCCGCAGTCGAAGGCGTCCCGCCTGCGACACTGCCTTCCGTTCGGCAACTCCGACATGCGTCGCGAGTGTTCCAGATGCCGAACGGTGCGACCGGGCCGGTCGCGCTCCTTATCAAGAAAGAATGGAATCAGCCAGCCGGTTCACGGCGCTGAGCACGGCTTTGATTGACGCCAGTTCGATGCTGGTATCCACCCCGGCGCCGAAGGCGGTCTTGCCGTTTTTGTCCCGGACCTGGATGTACGCAATGGCGCTGGCTTCAGCCCCGGAACCCAGTGAGTGCTCGGAGTAAAAAACCACCTCGAACGGTTTTGCGCCCGCAGTTGTCAGGCCATGCACAAAGGCCGCTATCGGCCCGTTGCCTTCGCCGGTGACATCGATCCGCTTGCCGTCCTTCAAAACCGTCGCGCGGCAGCGCAGCAGTCCCTTGGTTCCGTCGGCATGGAAATGCTCCAGCACATAAGGAGCACGGCGCTCGATGTATTCCTTCCAGAAAAAGGCGCGCAGTTCCGAGGCATCGACTTCGCGCCCCAGCCGATCCACTTCCTCATTGGCCAGCTTGCCAAACTCAATCTGCAGCGGTTTGGGCAGATAAATGCCGTATTCGCTTTCCAGCAGATACGTGATGCCGCCCTTGCCGGACTGGCTGTTGACGCGGATGACCTCGCTGTATTCGCGAGTGATGTCGGACGGATCGATGATGAGATAGGGCACGTCCCAAAGGCCGTCCCTGGATTTTTTCATCGCGGAAAAACCCTTCTTGATCGCGTCCTGGTGTGAGCCGGAGAAAGCCGTAAAGACCAACTCGCCGCCATAGGGCTGGCGGGCCGGAACTTCCATTCCCGTGCAGTGCTCGTACACCTCGCGCAGGCGGGGGAGATCCTTCAGCTTCAATCCGGGTGAAATACCCTGCGTGTACAAATTCAACGCGACGGTGACGATGTCCAGGTTGCCGGTGCGCTCGCCGTTGCCGAACAAGGTGCCCTCGACCCGTTCCGCGCCCGCGAGCAAGGCCAGCTCGGTCGCCGCCACGCCGGTGCCGCGGTCGTTGTGCGTATGCACGCTGATGATGACCGATTCCCGGTTTTTCAAATGGCTGATGAACCATTCGATCTGGTCGGCATAGACGTTGGGCATGGCCACTTCAACCGTGTCTGG of the Candidatus Methylacidiphilales bacterium genome contains:
- a CDS encoding PIN domain-containing protein produces the protein MKYLLDVNVLVAWGWADHADHDRVARWVSKVRKKGGDGLLTSAIPQLGFVRVSVQRTGGQVSPEAAGRVLSGMLQSLGARHEFIADDQEASQQWPSWCHGASRTTDAHLLALAKSHGAELATLDLEIPGAAVIG
- the leuA gene encoding 2-isopropylmalate synthase, with translation MITDPSKKYRPFPPVVLPGRQWPTRTLSRAPIWCSVDLRDGNQALPIPMNVAQKLEFFDALVKTGFKEIEVGFPAASNTEFEFMRRLIEENRIPDDVTIQVLVQAREELIERTVQSLTGAKKAIIHLYNSTSPAQRRIVFGMEKPDIVQVAVRGTQWIKDRVPRLIGTDVVFQYSPESFSATEVEFSLEVCQAVMNVWQPTPDKKMILNLPDTVEVAMPNVYADQIEWFISHLKNRESVIISVHTHNDRGTGVAATELALLAGAERVEGTLFGNGERTGNLDIVTVALNLYTQGISPGLKLKDLPRLREVYEHCTGMEVPARQPYGGELVFTAFSGSHQDAIKKGFSAMKKSRDGLWDVPYLIIDPSDITREYSEVIRVNSQSGKGGITYLLESEYGIYLPKPLQIEFGKLANEEVDRLGREVDASELRAFFWKEYIERRAPYVLEHFHADGTKGLLRCRATVLKDGKRIDVTGEGNGPIAAFVHGLTTAGAKPFEVVFYSEHSLGSGAEASAIAYIQVRDKNGKTAFGAGVDTSIELASIKAVLSAVNRLADSILS